A portion of the Kiritimatiellia bacterium genome contains these proteins:
- a CDS encoding HAD family phosphatase codes for MAEGGSGSIRYLLSDLGGVVVRLDLARPAALMGSRCRPSWRKNPARIRRAFAEDRLLEQYERGQISRVEFLAHVRRRTGFSGTDEEFVAIWRRMFRPDDEMIRAWRQMVGRGVGLWYWSNTSEMHVPWIFDAFPEIAIHAGAVLSYQLGVTKPDLRFYRLGLEAMGAAPEQCVFVDDDLNNCIAAEACGIRSVHHVEPRRTIASVHRHFGF; via the coding sequence ATGGCCGAGGGCGGGTCCGGCTCCATTCGCTATCTCCTATCTGATCTTGGGGGGGTGGTCGTGCGTTTAGATTTGGCCCGACCGGCAGCACTGATGGGGTCGCGGTGCCGACCTTCATGGCGGAAGAATCCGGCGAGGATACGGCGGGCATTTGCGGAAGACCGGCTACTGGAGCAGTATGAGCGGGGGCAGATCTCCCGTGTCGAGTTTCTTGCGCACGTGAGGCGGCGGACAGGATTTTCCGGAACGGATGAAGAATTTGTTGCGATCTGGCGGCGCATGTTCCGACCAGATGATGAAATGATTCGGGCGTGGCGCCAGATGGTTGGCCGGGGTGTAGGGCTTTGGTACTGGTCCAATACGAGCGAGATGCACGTGCCATGGATCTTTGACGCGTTTCCAGAAATTGCAATACACGCGGGCGCAGTGTTGTCGTATCAGCTCGGGGTCACAAAGCCGGATCTACGGTTTTATCGGCTCGGATTGGAGGCGATGGGAGCGGCGCCGGAGCAATGCGTCTTTGTGGATGATGACCTCAACAATTGCATCGCGGCTGAGGCGTGCGGGATTCGTAGTGTGCACCATGTGGAACCCCGCCGCACGATTGCTTCCGTCCATCGCCATTTCGGATTCTGA